The genomic interval GAGCCCCCTTTACTCATTTTCGACGAGCCCTGCCAGGGATTGGATCAGCAGCAAAAGGAACATTTTAAACATGTCATTGATGTACTATGTGGTGTGATGGACCTGACCCTTATATTCGTTACACACTACCAGGAAGAGATCCCGGCAGCAGTTACCAATGTTCTGAAACTGGAGAAGGGAAGATCCATATAATAATATTATAATACATTTAGTTTACCTTTATATCTTAAACAGCATTTAAACCTCATGGGTCCCAAAAAACGCCTGGCGGTCGTCTCCGCCTTCGCTGTATGCCTGCTCATTACCTGCATTACAGCCTGTAAAAACACGAAAACAGTCATGAATCCCGCCCTGGCTAAATACATTGAAGCCTATACCGCCGGGGTTATTTCGAGGCAAAGTACAATCCGGGTACAACTGACCAGCAATGTGAATGTTACTCATACACAGAACGAACCTGTGGAAGAGGAGCTTTTCGATTTCAGCCCCAACGTCAAAGGAAAGGCATACTGGGTGGACGCTACCACGGTCGAGTTCCGGCCCGACGCCAATCTCGAACCGGGCAAGACCTACAAGGCTACCTTTAAGCTGGGCAAGGTCATGAAGGTGGAAAAAGACCTGAAGGAATTCGACTTCGAGTTCCGTGTTATCAAGCCATCTTATGCAATAGAAGAATATGGCCTGAAAGCGGCAGGCAGCAACATCCTGAACAAAATGACATTCTCAGGCGCTATCAGTACTGCTGATACCGAAGATCCCCAACAGATCGAGAAGGTTGTGAATGCCACTTATGATGGTAAAAAAATGGCTATCACCTGGCAACACAATGCGGCCGACAAAGTATCCACCTTCACTATAGAGAACCTGGTACGTGGGGAAAAAGGCACTGGCCCCCGTAAGCTGGAACTAAACTGGGACGGTAAACCTTTGAAAGTAGACCTCTCCGGCAAGAAGACAATCGAAGTACCTGCCATCTCCGACTTTAAAGTACTGGATGTACGTGCAGTGGCTGAAACAGAACAATACGTGCTTGTACAGTTCTCTGATCCTGTCAGTGTTGCACAGAGCCTGGATGGTCTTATTGGCATCAGCGGTGAAAGCGATCTGCGCTTCTCCATTGAAGGTAGTGAGGTAAAAGTTTTCGCTGCTAAAAGGCTGGAAGGGAACTATACCGTCGTAGTGAATGAAGGTATCCTGAATGTGGCCGATAGTAAACTGGAACAAAGCTTCTCTGCCAATATCATCTTCGAAAATACGCAACCTTCCGTGACCATTCCCGGCAAAGGTGTGATACTGCCGGAAAGCAATAAACTGGTGATGCCTTTTGAAGCGGTGAACCTCAGTGCTGTGGACGTGACCATCATCAAGATCTATGAGAATAATATACCGCAATATTTACAGCAGAATGGACTGGACGGTAGCGCGGAATTACGCCGTGTGGGACGTCCGGTAGTGGAAAAGACGATCCGCCTGGATACCGATAAATCGCTCAACCTCCACAAGCGCAACCGCTTCTTCCTGGATATGGAGAAACTGCTGCGTACGGAACCAGGCGCTATTTACCGGGTGACCATAGGTTTCCGCAAATCCTACTCCCTCCTGGGATGCTCTTCCACCGAAAGTGAGAATAATGCTAATACAAGCGAAGGAGAAAGTGATGAAGAATATTATGGTGGTTATTATGGCAATGAGAAAGTAGATGAAGACGACGATTTCTGGCGCCGTTATGATAACTACTATCCTTATGGCTATTCCTGGGATGAGCGTGACAATCCATGCACCAACTCTTACTACAATAAAGACAAATGGGCATCCCGCAACGTCTTTTCTTCCAACATAGGCCTTACCGCCAAAAGAGGAAATGACAACAGCATGCTGATTGCCGTAACCGATATCCGTGATACCAAACCGATGATCGGTGTCGAACTGGAACTGCTCGACTATCAGAACCAGGTCATCTTCAAAACTAAAAGTGACGGTGAAGGTCTCGCTACTTTCGATCTGAAACGTAAGCCTTATCTCCTCGTTGCTAAAAAAGACGATGAAAGAGGTTACCTGAAACTGGACGATGGCAACTCTCTGCCACTCGGCCGTTTCGATGTAAAAGGCGAAGAAGTGCAGAGTGGTATCAAAGGCTTCCTGTACGGTGAACGTGGCGTATGGCGCCCGGGTGATACCCTGTTCCTCACCTTCATCCTGGAAGATAAACAACAGAAACTGCCCCCTAATCACCCGGTAACACTGGAACTGTACAATCCTAAAGGACAATTGTACAGACAGCTTAACGGGCTGCAGTCAGTGAATGGTTTTTATCGCTTCACCACTGCCACCTCTCCGGATGATCTGACAGGTAACTGGACAGCCAAAGTAAAAGTAGGCGGTGCGGTATTTACCAAAAACCTGCGTATAGAGACCGTTAAGCCTAACAGGCTGAAAATAGACCTCAACTTCGGCAGGAACACTACGCTCTCCAAGACGTCTCCAACTGAAGGTACACTGAACGCCCGCTGGCTATTTGGCGCTACTGCCCAAAACCTGAAGGCGAAGGTGGATGTGTCGCTCACACAGCAGACTACCAGCTTTAAGAACTTCAAGGACTATCATTTCGATGACCCTATCACGCACTTCGAAGCTGAGAGCAAAACCATCTTTGAAAGCAGCCTGGGCGAGAATGGTACAGCGCCTGTAAAAGTAGATCTGCCATTGGGCAGTCTGGCTCCCGGTCAGCTGAAAGCCAGCTTCGAGATAAAAGTATTTGAGCCCGGTGGCGATTTTAGTATCGACCACTTCTCCATGCCTTATAATCCGTTTGCTTCCTATACCGGTGTCAAAATGCCGGAAGGCGATCGTATGACAGGTATGCTGCTCACAGATAAGGCGCATCCTGTCAGCATTGTGAATGTAGATGAAAACGGTAACCTGCTGAGCGGCAACCAGGAAGTACAGGTAGAACTGTACAAGATCCGCTGGCGCTGGTGGTGGGATGAGGACAGTGAAGACGAATTCAGCAACTTCACACAGAGCAGCTACAACCAGCTCCTGAAGAAAGAAACAATGACACTGCACGGTGGTAAAGGTACCTGGAACCTCCAGATAGCCTATCCAGACTGGGGACGTTACCTGGTGCGTGTAAAAGACCTGAAAAGCGGTCATACAAGTGGTCAGGCAGTATATATCGACTGGCCGGGATGGGCAGAAAGGGTGCAGAAAGAAAACCCAACCGAGGCATCTATGCTGGTATTTACTTCCGATAAAACCCAGTACAATGTAGGTGATGATATCACCCTCACTATCCCAAGCTCAGAAGGTGGCCGCGGATTGGTGAGCATAGAATCAGGCAGCAAGGTGTTGAAAACCTTCTGGATCGAAACACAGAAAGGTCAGACCGTTTACAAGTTCAAGGCAGAGAAGGAGATGGCGCCAAACATTTATGTGAACGTCAGCCTGCTGCAGAAACATGCCAATACCCTGAACGACCTGCCAATCCGTATGTATGGCGTGATCCCGCTCACCATCAATGATGCGAATACCGTATTACAACCGGTGATCACCATGCCTGACAAACTGGAACCGGAACAGAATGCCAGCATCACTATATCTGAAGCCAAAGGAAAAGAAATGACCTACACCATTGCCCTGGTGGATGAAGGCCTGCTGGACCTGACCCGTTTCAAAACACCTGACCCACACAGCGCTTTCTATGCACGTGAGGCCCTTGGTGTGAAGACATGGGACCTGTTTGATTATGTGATCGGCGCCTGGGGTGGCGATATAGAACGCATCCTGAGCATTGGCGGTGACGAAGGACTGAATAAAAATGCAGGCAATGCAAAAGCCAACCGCTTTAAGCCTGTTGTATTATACATGGGGCCATTCACGCTGAAAGGCGGCAAGCAGACCCATAACTTTAAACTGCCTCCGTATGTTGGTTCTGTGAAAGCAATGGTAGTTGCAGGTCAGGACGGCGCTTACGGTTCTGCTGAAAAAGTAGTGGCGGTGAAGAAACCGCTCATGTTGCTGACCACACTGCCACGTGTACTGGGACCATCAGAGACTATCCAGCTACCGGTAACTGTATTCGGACTGGAAAACAATATCCGTTCTGCAAAAGTTACACTGGCTACCAGTCCGCTACTGGAAGTAGTGGGCGAGCGTACCAAGACCGTTACTTTCCCACAGCCCGGTGAGCAGATCGTTTACTTTGATGTGCGTGTAAGACCACAGGTAGGCATCGCCAAAGTGAAAGTGACCGCTACCAGCGGCGCGGCTAAAGCAGAAGAAGAAACCCAGCTGGAAATACGTAATCCAAACCCGGTGATCACCACCGTCCAGGAAGCCACCCTTCAGGCCGGCCAGAGCTGGAGCACTACCTATAAGCCTGCGGGCATGGCGGGCACTAACACCGGCGTACTGGAAGTATCCACTATTCCTGCTTTGAACCTGGCGAAAAGATTGAACTACCTGATCCAGTATCCGCATGGATGTGTGGAACAAACCACTTCCAGTGTATTCCCTCAACTGGCGTTGAACCAGCTGATGGACCTGAAACAAAGTGAACTGGCGAATGTAGACCGTAATATCAAAGCCGGTATCAACCGCCTGAAAGGCTTCCAGGCTTCCGACGGCGGTATGAGCTACTGGCCTGGCGAGGGACAGTCGGACGAGTGGGGTACCAACTATGCCGGTCACTTCCTGCTGGAAGCCCAGGCCAAAGGTTATGAGCTGCCTGCCAGTATGCTGGACCAGTGGAAAAAATACCAGCGCAATAAAGCCGGTGCATGGGCTCCGTCCACTACCAATTTCTATGGCGGCGACCTGACACAGGCATATCGTCTGTACCTGCTGGCACTGGCAAAAGTGCCGGAATTAGGCGCCATGAACCGTCTGAAGGAATTCAAGTACCTGTCTAACGAAGCGAAATGGAGACTGGCAGCAGCCTATAAACTGGCTGGTCAGCCGGAACTGGCCAACAGCCTGGTGAGAACATTGCCTACAGATGTGAAGCCATACAATCAACTGGGCGGTACCTTCGGTTCCGACCTGCGTGATAAGGCGATGATACTGGAAACACTCACCATCCTGGGACAGCGTACACGTGCAAATGAGCTCTTAAAACAGATAGCGGCCAGTCTCGCACAGGATAGCTGGTATAGTACACAGACCACCGCTTATGCATTGATTGCCGTCGCCAAATATTGTGGTGTGAACAGCAGCGGCAATAAGATGAGCTTCAGCTATACAGTGAATGGCGCCAGCAACACTGTAAATGGCAGCTCTTATGTTGCACAGGTGCCTGTTACCTTCGCCAGCATGGCAGATGGTAGCGTAAGCATCCAGAACAAGGGACAAAATGTGCTGTATACCCGCCTTATTCTCCAGGGCCGTCCGGATGCCGGTCAGGAGCCTAATGTGCCTAACAATCCTGATGTGCTGGATATCCAGGTAAAATACAGCACCCGCGACGGTAAAGCCCTTGATCCGGCTTCCCTGCGTCAGGGAGCAGACTTCCTGGCAACTGTTACCATCCGCAACCCGGGTAAACGTGGTTATTATGAACAAATGGCGCTGACGGAGGTATTCCCGAGTGGATGGGAGATCATCAACACCCGTCTGATGGACAATGACAGCAGCTTCCGTTCATCGCCATATACCTACAAGGATATCCGCGATGACAGGGTATACACTTACTTCAATATCGAGGAAAATAAAACACGCACCTACAACGTCCTGCTGAACGCGGCCTACCTTGGCCGTTATTATCTGCCGGCCGTATCCTGTGAGGCAATGTATGACAACACCATACATGCGTTCCTGCCGGGTAAGTGGGTAGAAGTGACAAAATAAGGTTCTTCTTAACTGGCTGCCGTTTAGTGAAGCAAGAGGGAATACTCCTGATTGCTTTGCTAAACGGCAGTCTTTTTTAGGCATTACCACCGTACAACAAACATTGCCCTCCTGTATTTTATTCCCGATTCTTATTCCTAATTTTACTTCATGTGGTTCCGAAAACGAAAATGGTGGCTTCTTGCTGCAGCCCTGCTCCTTATCCTTTACATCTTCTCTATACCTTCCCGTCTCTTCACTACGCCTACCTCTTTCGTGATTGAAGACAGTAACGGAGAACTGCTAAGCGCTACCATTGCTACTGACGGACAATGGCGTTTTCCGGCAGACAAACAGGTACCCGACAAATTTGCCAAATGCATTGTTGCCTATGAAGACAAACGTTTCTATCACCACTGGGGGGTAGATATACTGGCGCTGGGCCGGGCTATCAGGCAAAACATCAGCAGGAAAAAAGTTGTCAGCGGTGGCAGTACGCTTACCATGCAGGTGATCAGGTTATCGCGCAACCGGCAGCGGACCCTTATGCAAAAGTTGATAGAAGCGGTGATGGCCACCCGGCTGGAGTTCTCTTATTCCAAGAAGAGCATTTTATCATTATACGCAGGCAATGCGCCTTTCGGAGGGAACGTGGTTGGGCTGGAAGCCGCTTCCTGGCGGTATTACGGCCGTAGCGCCACACAGCTGTCCTGGGGAGAAACAGCCGCACTGGCGGTATTGCCGAATAGTCCGGCACTCGTACACCCGGGTCGTAACCGGCAGATATTACTACAAAAACGCAATCAGCTGCTGGATAAGCTGCAGCAGAACAATACCATTGACAGCGTAACCTGCCAGCTGGCCAAGCTGGAGCCGCTGCCCGATCAGCCGAAAGCATTACCACAGGATGCCCCGCATTTATTGGACAAGTTCAGGAAAGACTACCTGGCTCAAAAAGACAATAAAGCCGTTACACGCGTCAGGACAACGCTGGAAGCATCATTGCAAAGGAATGTCAGCAGTATCGTAGAGCGCTATCATAATGTTTACAAAGCGAACGGTATCAACAATGCAGCTGCTATTGTACTGGATGTGGAAACCGGTAATACGCTGGCTTATGTAGGCAATGTATTTCATCCGGAAGATCCTGAAACGGAAAGCCATGTAGATATTATACAGGCGCCCCGCAGCCCGGGCAGTACCTTGAAACCATTCTTATATGCAGCCATGCTGAATGATGGATTGATTTTACCGCATTCCCTGGTGGCAGACATTCCTACACAGATAGCAGGATACACACCACAGAACTTTGACCTGGGATATGATGGAGCGGTGCCTGCCAGTAAAGCGCTTGCACGTTCGCTCAATATTCCTGCGGTCAGGATGTTACAGCAATACCGCTATGAAAGGCTGCATGCATTGCTGAAACAAATGGGAATGACAACATTGACCCAACCAGCAGACCACTACGGCCTTTCGCTGATCCTCGGTGGCGGAGAGGCTACCCTGTGGGAGCTGTCGGGCATGTACGCCAGCATGGCGCGCACCCTGCTGCACCTGGATCAGTACAAGGGGAAATATGACGCAGATGATATCCATCCGCCAAATTATATACAGGGAGCTAAACTGGTATCAAAACATTCACCATCCACCAGTGGCGTACTGGATGCGGGCGCCATCTGGTATACTTTTCAGGCGATGGAAGAGGTAATGCGCCCTGGTGAGGAATTGCTCTGGCAGCAGTTCTCATCTTCACAACGTATTGCATGGAAAACAGGCACCAGCTTCGGTTTCAGGGACGGTTGGGCCATTGGTGTTACGCCACAGTATGTAGTAGGCATATGGGTAGGCAATGCAGATGGTGAGGGCAGACCAGGGCTGATAGGTGTATCTACAGCGGCGCCGGTACTCTTTGACGTGTTTCGTTTACTACAGACCGGCAGCTGGTTTAACGCGCCTTATAGCAAACTGCAGAAGATAGAAGTTTGCCGGCAGAGCGGTTACAGGACCAGCGATCTTTGTCCGGAAAAAGATTCCATTGCAGTACCAGTCAGCGGACTACGCTCAGGCGTATGTCCCTATCATCAACTGGTGCATCTGGATCATACCGGAACGTGGCGTGTTACAGCAGATTGTGAACCACCCTCGCAAATGCAGCATGTGCCATGGTTTGTACTACCCCCGGCAATGGAATTCTACTATCGTTCGAAACACAATTATCTGCCACTGCCTCCATACAAAGCAGCTTGCCTGGCCACGCTCAGTACCGGCAAAGCGCCTATGGAGCTGATCTATCCAAGGCCTAATGCGCGTATCTATGTACCTGTTGAAATAGATGGTACGCCCGGAGAGGCCGTATTCACAGCAACGCACCGCAATACGACGGAGAAGATCTTCTGGCACCTGGATAACAATTATATAGGTACCACACAGGAAATCCATCAGTTAGCACTGCATCCTTCTGCGGGTAAACATACCATCACACTGGTTGATGAGCAGGGAGAGCAGATACATATATCGTTTGAGATATTGGCCAGGAAGAACGAAGATCAGTAACCGTACTTCTCCTTCCATAAGCTGCGCAGGTGTTTTCTCATTTCATCCTCACGCGCATTCCTGCCCGGATCATAGAGCTTCATGCCTTTGATACTGTCCGGCAGGTATTCCTGCGGGGAGAAGTTGTTATCGTAGTCATGAGAGTATTCATATCCCTTATGATACCCCATGTCCTTCATCATCTTCGTTGGCGCATTGCGTATATGCATAGGCACCGGCAGATCGCCGGTTTGCGACACCACAGATATGGCATTATTGATAGCCATATATGCAGCATTGCTCTTCGGGGAAGAGGCCAGGTAAGTAGTGCATTGGGAGAGGATGATCCGTGCTTCCGGATAGCCGATCATCGTTACCGCCTGAAAGCAGCTCGTAGCCAGGAGTAATGCGTTGGGATTGGCATTACCTATATCCTCAGACGCCAGTATCACAAGGCGGCGCGCAATGAACTTCACGTCCTCACCACCTTCTATCATCCTCGCCAGGTAGTAGACAGCTGCATTTGGATCGCTTCCACGAACAGATTTGATAAATGCAGAGATGATATCATAATGTTGTTCCCCTGTCTTGTCGTAGATCGTTACACGCTGCTGTGCTATATCCATCACCTTCTGATCGGTAATGACAATGGGCATTTCATTTTGCAGGGTATTTACCACCAGTTCAAACAGGTTAAGCAACTTACGGGCATCGCCACCGGAGATATTAAACAGGGCAGTGGTCTCCTTTAGTTCTATCTGTTTGCTGCCCAGCCATTCATCCTGTTTCATGGCCTGGTGCAACAGCTGTAATAACTCGGTTTCACTAAGTGGTTTGAGTACATATACCTGGCTGCGGGACAACAAAGCGGAATTGACTTCGAAGGAAGGATTCTCGGTAGTGGCGCCTATCAGCGTAATGATACCTTTTTCAACAGCGCCCAGCAGGGCATCCTGTTGGGACTTATTAAAGCGGTGTATCTCATCAATGAACAATACGGCATACCCCTGTTTACGGGCTATCTCGATCACTTCGCGTACTTCTTTTACACCGGCAGAAATAGCACTGAGTGTATAAAAGGGCACATCCAGTGTATGTGCAATAATGTTGGCAATAGTGGTCTTACCTACGCCCGGAGGCCCCCACAGGATCATTGACGGGATCTTTCCCTGCCGCAGGGCAGTACGTAAGATGCTGTCCTTGCCGGTCAGGTGTTCCTGTCCCACCAGCTCGTCCAGTGTCTCCGGTCTTATTCGCTCGGCTAATGGTTCCATTATACAGTGATATTAAGTGTTTTGGATGCCAGGGTTATCAGGCATCCAGGTCAAGATCAATATGTTTATCGTCTTCCTGTTTTTTCTTCCATTGCTGCAGGAAGGACAAGGATAACAAAGCATTCACTATGATAGAGCTGCCATAAAGGAAAAGGAAGATCTGCATGGCAGTTATTATTTTCCCCATCAAACCTTTCATGGAATCCAGCTGTCGTAGCTGTTCATCGGTCATCTGGTTGGCCACTTCTTTCAGATACAGGTCTTTGTAAGCAAAAATGGCAATAGCGCCTATCAGCATAAAAGCACCCACCAGTATTGAGTAACCACCCATAATGCGGATACCGCCAGGCGTATTCTCTTTCAGCGTAAAACCGGGTTCCTGCAGGCTCCTTTGCAGGTAAGCCGACAAGATGGCGTGGATAAAGACCCCACCGAACATAACAATGGAGACCAGGCCCTGGCCAAATGCCCCCATTAGCATGGACGTGAGATTCAGCAGCAGAAAGAATCCCGTGATGAACAAGTTAATCCCTGTCAACGCCTTAAACAATTTAAATCTAAAAGTCATGTATTCCATTTTTACAGATTACAAACCTACTAAACAACCAGCAAACCACCCAGTATACTACTGCCCTTCCCGCCGTCTATAAAAAAGCGACACTTCTGCATGCAATGTTTTAGTTATATTGAGCTACTAAACCTGTTTACATATGAAGAGCACATACGCTTTACATCTTCCATTGCTGGCAGCTGTATCCCTTATGGCCGCCTGTAACAACAACACCACAAAACAAACACAGGCAGGACCAGACACAACCAAAGTCCCCGCGTTCGAAGTAAGTTCAATTGATTCAACCGCAAAGCCTTGCGATGATTTTGACCAGTTTGTAAATGGCAACTGGAAGAAGAACAATCCTATACCTTCAACAGAAAGCCGCTGGGGTGCTTTCAATGTACTTGATAAGGAAAATAAAGAAGTACGGTTAAAAGGTATCATTCTTGCCCTGGCAGAGCAAAAAGACCTGAAGAAAGGGACAGAAGAGCAGCAGATCTCTGATTTTTACCGCTCATTCCTGGATACTGCCACTATCGAAAAACTGGGTATAAGTCCGCTGCAGCCTTACCTTGATAAGATCAACGGCATCCAGAACCTTTCCGACTTTGCAAAAGTATCCGGCGAACTGGAAATGCTCGGTATTCCCGGCGTTGTAAACTTTGGCATTGATGCGGATGGTCGTAACAGTAAGATGAATGCCGTGTACCAGGTACAGGATGGCCTGAGTCTTGGTGAAAGAAGCTATTATGAAAGGCCTGACTCCAGCACAGCAGAAGTGCGTAAAGAGTTTGTGAACCACATTAACAAGCAATTCTCACAGGCAGGTTTCAAAGATGCCGATCCGGGCAAGACTATCCTTGACTTTGAAACCAAAGTAGCCAAGCTGCAGCTCACCAATGTAGAATTGCGTGATCCTGTTGCTACCTACAACAAAGCACATTACAGCGAATTAAAGAAACTGGCCCCTGAATTTGACTGGGATGTGTTTACAGGTGCACAGGGTATCAAAACCGATACGTTGATCCTTCAGAACAAACCGTATCTGAAAAATGTATCTGCACTCTTAAAGAGCACTTCCCCGGAAACACTCAAGACCTGGCTGCGCTGGCAGGTATTATCGCATTTTGCCAGCTATCTGCCTAAACCGATAGATGACGAGAATTTCCACTTCTTTGCGACTGTAATGCGCGGCGCCAAACAACAGCGTCCCCGCCTGGAACGCGCTATCCGTGCTACTGATGGTATCATGGGTATGCCGCTGGGAAAAGTATTTGCCAAGAAATATTTCCCTGAAAGCTCCAAACAGAAGGTATCTGAAATGATCGAGAACGTACGTGCCGTATATGGACAGCGTATCGACAGCCTGACCTGGATGAGCGCTGCCACCAAAGAGATGGCCCACAAGAAACTGGCATCCTTCACATACAAGATCGGTTATCCTGACAAATGGAAGGATTATTCCACTATCGATATCAAACCAGGTACCCTGATCGAGAACCTCGTTTCGGCCGCCCATTATGGTCATAAAGAAGCGCTCGATAAGATCGGTAAACCCGTAGATAAAAGCGAATGGGGCATGACGCCTCAGACGGTAAATGCATATTACAACCCGCTGAACAACGAAGTGGTATTCCCTGCCGGTATTCTCCAGCCTCCTTTCTTCAATGCTGATGCAGACGATGCCATTAACTATGGGGGCATCATCGCGGTGATCGGTCACGAGTTCACCCATGGTTTTGATGACCAGGGGTCTCAGTACGATGCTGACGGTAACCTGAAGAACTGGTGGACAGATGCCGACCGTAAAAACTTCATGGCGCTGGCCAAACGTTATATCGACTATTTCAGCAGCATTGAGGTACAGAAAGGTTTCTATATCAACGGCGCACTGACCATCGGTGAAAATATTGCTGACCTGGGTGGTCTGACCCTCGCCTACAGTGCACTGGAGAAATCCCTGAAAGGCAAACCTGAGCCGGCCCTGATTGACGGCTTTAACTGGAAACAGCGTTTCTTCCTGGGATGGGCGCAGGTATGGCATGCCAACACTACAGAAGCTGCTCTGCGTAACCAGATACAGACAGATCCGCATTCTCCGGCCAGGGACCGCATCAACGGCCCTCTGCCTCACCTGAAAGCTTTTGCTGATGCCTGGGGTTGCACCGGCGGCAGCAAAATGTGCCTGCCTGACGACAAACGTGTCGTGATCTGGTAATCTATTTTACTTAAAATAACAACGGGGGGCCCGGGTAGATCCGGGTCCCCCGTTGTTATTTTAAGTAACGCCACTGCATTTACCGCAAACCGGTCATCAATCTCCGGGATTTGTACAATATTTTCTGTCCTTTATGTGTTATTTTTGTGTATTACTCACCGGATTTAAACAGTAACAATGACCGGCATTTTGAAACAATATCGCACAGAAATCCGCAATATATTGATCATTGCCCTGGTGGCGATGCTTCTGCCATATTTACCCAAACTGGGGGCTTTTCTGCTGACCACTACTACAGGAGCTATCATTGCCCTGAGCCTGATGGGAAGTTTAGTACTGGCTTTCACATTGAAAATATACTTTCGCATATTGGTAATGCGTATTAATAAAGACAATGAGACCATTGCCTGATCTTTTTAAAACGCAACCTATTATGACGATGAGACAACTACAGCACATCTCCTATACACTTCTGCTGGCGGCATTAATGACTGCCTGTGGCAATTCCGGCACAAAGCCTGCACACGACAGTGGTGCCAGCACTCCCCAACCTGCGGAGCATGCGCCAGCGCAGGATGCGGTTATTGCGGGCAAACTACCGGACCCGGTATGTGGTATGCCTTATGATACGATGTATAAAGAATGGAGTGTATATCAGAATGACACCATTCACTTTTGTTCCCCCACCTGCAAGCGTGTATTTGATAAGAATCCGGAGAAGTATGCAGGTAAACTGGGACTGTAATCGACCGTCAGCCCTTTTTTATCTCTTACCCAATGTAACTTAGTTCAGTTTTTTGCGTTCTAATTACAAACTCCTATGCATGAGATCACTAATAACCAGCTTGCTGCTACTCATGTTATTCTGCAGCTGCGAGAAAAATGACGTGGAGCCCACGCCTGCGATAGATGTCACCGGTTCCTGGCAACTATCCCAACAGTTATCATTGCCGGATACT from Chitinophaga filiformis carries:
- a CDS encoding replication-associated recombination protein A; this encodes MEPLAERIRPETLDELVGQEHLTGKDSILRTALRQGKIPSMILWGPPGVGKTTIANIIAHTLDVPFYTLSAISAGVKEVREVIEIARKQGYAVLFIDEIHRFNKSQQDALLGAVEKGIITLIGATTENPSFEVNSALLSRSQVYVLKPLSETELLQLLHQAMKQDEWLGSKQIELKETTALFNISGGDARKLLNLFELVVNTLQNEMPIVITDQKVMDIAQQRVTIYDKTGEQHYDIISAFIKSVRGSDPNAAVYYLARMIEGGEDVKFIARRLVILASEDIGNANPNALLLATSCFQAVTMIGYPEARIILSQCTTYLASSPKSNAAYMAINNAISVVSQTGDLPVPMHIRNAPTKMMKDMGYHKGYEYSHDYDNNFSPQEYLPDSIKGMKLYDPGRNAREDEMRKHLRSLWKEKYGY
- a CDS encoding M13 family metallopeptidase; its protein translation is MKSTYALHLPLLAAVSLMAACNNNTTKQTQAGPDTTKVPAFEVSSIDSTAKPCDDFDQFVNGNWKKNNPIPSTESRWGAFNVLDKENKEVRLKGIILALAEQKDLKKGTEEQQISDFYRSFLDTATIEKLGISPLQPYLDKINGIQNLSDFAKVSGELEMLGIPGVVNFGIDADGRNSKMNAVYQVQDGLSLGERSYYERPDSSTAEVRKEFVNHINKQFSQAGFKDADPGKTILDFETKVAKLQLTNVELRDPVATYNKAHYSELKKLAPEFDWDVFTGAQGIKTDTLILQNKPYLKNVSALLKSTSPETLKTWLRWQVLSHFASYLPKPIDDENFHFFATVMRGAKQQRPRLERAIRATDGIMGMPLGKVFAKKYFPESSKQKVSEMIENVRAVYGQRIDSLTWMSAATKEMAHKKLASFTYKIGYPDKWKDYSTIDIKPGTLIENLVSAAHYGHKEALDKIGKPVDKSEWGMTPQTVNAYYNPLNNEVVFPAGILQPPFFNADADDAINYGGIIAVIGHEFTHGFDDQGSQYDADGNLKNWWTDADRKNFMALAKRYIDYFSSIEVQKGFYINGALTIGENIADLGGLTLAYSALEKSLKGKPEPALIDGFNWKQRFFLGWAQVWHANTTEAALRNQIQTDPHSPARDRINGPLPHLKAFADAWGCTGGSKMCLPDDKRVVIW
- a CDS encoding YHS domain-containing protein, producing the protein MTMRQLQHISYTLLLAALMTACGNSGTKPAHDSGASTPQPAEHAPAQDAVIAGKLPDPVCGMPYDTMYKEWSVYQNDTIHFCSPTCKRVFDKNPEKYAGKLGL